The following DNA comes from Frankia casuarinae.
GTAGCGAAGGTGTCCCTGCCCACGCTGAGCGCCGCTGGCATCCCCGTCGTCTCCCCGTCGAACGCGGACCCGACGCTGACCGACTCCGGTTCCCGGCCGCGCACCCGGCCCTTCCCGTCCTACTTCCGCCTGGCCGGAACGGACGAGCGCCAGGCCCGGGTCGCAGCCGAGTACGCGGTCAGGACGCTCGGCCGCAGGCGTATCGTCGTCGTTGACGGCGAACCGAGATACGGCACGACCCTGGGCGCCCGCTTCGCGGCGCGCGCCGCCGCTCTCGGCGCGTCGGTGACATCGGTGTACCAGGTCCGGGGGGACGAAGCGGACGGATCCGAGATCGCCGACACCGCGCGGGCGATCGAGGAGGACGCCCCCGATCTGGTCTACGTCTCGACGGGTGCGGCCTTCGCCGGGAAACTGCGGGCCCGGCTCGCCGACGCGGGGACGTCGATCCAGGTAGTGGGTTCGGACGCGTTGCTCCAGCCCCGCTACACCGACGAGGCGAGGTCGGCAGCCGACGGCGATCTGATCATCGGTCCGCTGGTCCCGCCGACCCGGCTGCCGTCCTCGGGTGCCTTCGTCGCGGACTACTCCGACCGTTTCGGGGGACCGGCGGATGACGAGGGCAGTACCCGTCCCGGGGCCTCGGGCGGCGTGGAATCGCCTGGCGCGAGTGGGCGGTCGAGTGGGACTCTGGGCCCGCGGGGCCAGGAGGACCCTGCGGACCTGCGGAGCCAGGAGGATCCAGCGGAGACCGCCTCGCCCGGCCGGGGCGCCACCACCACCCCGAGGGTGGTCCACGGCACCTCGGCACCGGTATCGGCACCGGGGCCGGGCCTGGAGGAGGGGCCCCACGGGCCCCCGGCCGCCGGTACCCGCGGTACGTCCGGGGTGAACGACCCCGCCGCGGAGCTGGAGCTGCGGCGGGCCGAGGCCATCCCCGCGGTCGCGGCCTATGCGTACGACGCCGCCAGGGCGATCATCCGCGCAGCGGCCACGGTGCTGCCGGGCCGGACGACCGTGGACGCGGCCACCAGACACGACCTCGTGACGGCGATCGGAAGCGGCTCGTTCGCGGGGATCACCGGCTCCGTCGCCTTCGACCGCTGGGGGGACACCCGATCGCCCACGGTCGTGCTCTACACGGTACTCGGCGGCAGATTCGTCCCGTTGAAGACGGAGAACTGACCGACCGGCGGTGACGTGTCGGCGGCTGCCGTAATGGCTGCGGCGGCTGCGGCAACCGACATCCTCCGACCGGGCCGTTGCGGGTTCTGCCGGGTCGTTCGCTTCTCCGATCGGGTCGTTTGCTTTCGGACTCACCGGCGAAACCCCCTTCAAGTTACGACACGCTCACGTTGCGCTTCCCTTCCACTCCTCCGAAGGTTACGTTTTCGTCACTATCCGCTGTCGATCGGTTGCCGATGATGCGGTGGCGGACCGGGTCCTGACGCCGAGGGTGTCGGTAGCGGCAGCGATGTGCTGTGGGAGGGCGTGTCATGACGGGTCCTGGACGGCGAGGGGGCGTGCCCCGACCGAGCGTGACGCGGTGGGGGGCCCTCGGATCCGTGGGTGTGCTGACAGCCGCGGCCGTCCTTGCCGGCTGCGGCGGTGGTTCGTCCGGTGACGACGGGAAAAAGGAATACGCCATCGGTTTTCAGGGGCCGCTCTCCGGCGACAACCAGCAGCTCGGCATCAACGCCTACGACGGGGTGCTGACCGCTGTCGAGCTAGCGAACCGGCGCAAGGATCTGCCGTTCAGGCTGCGCCTGGTCGCCTCGGACGATCAGGGTATGGCCGAGCAGGGGCCCACCGCCGCGCAGAAACTGATCGACAATCCGGAGGTCATCGGCGTCGTCGGCCCCGTCTTCTCCGGACCGACGAAGTCGAGTGAGCCGCTCTACAGCGGGGCCGGGCTGCTGTCGGTCAGCCCGTCGGCCACCAATCCGGCGCTCACCGATCTCGGGTTCACCAGCTTCTACCGGGTCATCGCACCGGACACCGTGCAGGGATCCGCCGCCGCGGAATACCTTGCCAAGGTCGTGAAGGCGGACAAGGTCTACTCTCTCGACGACCGGAGCGAATACGGCACCGGCTTGTCCGGAGCGCTCGAGAAGGCCCTGACCGGCCGTGGCATCCGCGTGATCCACGACGGCATCAATCCGACGAAGGACTACACGTCCCAGGCCACGAAGATCCTCGCCGAGAATCCGGACGCCGTGTACTATTCTGGCTACTATGCGGAACTCGCGTTGCTGACCAGGGCGCTGCGCAGCAAGGGGTACACCGGGAAGGTCGTCAGCGGCGACGGCGCGAACGACGACCAACTCATCCACCAGGCCGGTGCCGGCAACGCCGAGGGAACGCTGCTGACCTGCCCCTGCGGTGACCCGAACAGCGATCCCGCGGCGGCGGGGTTCGTCGCCGACTACAAGACGATCAACGCCGACGCGCGGCCTGGAACCTATTCCGGCGAGGCTTATGACGCCACGAACGCCGTCATCGAGGTGCTGCGCCGGCTCGGTAGCGGCGCGACGCGGGAGGCCGTGCTCGCCCGGTTCGGCTCGGTCGACATTCCTGGCGTCACCAAGCGCATCAGATTCCGGAAGAATGGTGAGGTCGAGGGCTCGACGGTCTACGTGTACGAGGTCCGGGCCGGGAAACGGGCCGTGCTCGGCCCGGTCAGCTCCCTCGTCAGACCGTAACCGGCGGACCTGCCCGGCCGGCGGAGCGACGTGGTCGACGCATCGGTCCGCCCGCTCGCGGCGAAACTGTCCGACCCACGGCCTAAACTCGCCGCGTGTCCGTCACCACTTCGTCCCCCACCTCGTCTCCGTCCGGGAGCCGCTCGGCAGCGTCCGCCACTGGGGCCACTGGGGCCACTGGGGCCACTGCGGCCACTGCGGCCGGCCCGGCCGTGTCCTCGCCGAGTCCCGCGCCATCGAGCCCCGCGAAGTCGACCCCGGCAACGCCCCGGTTGTTGCTGCTTGATGGGCACTCGCTGGCCTACCGTGCCTTCTACGCGCTGCCGGTGGAGAACTTCTCCACCACCACGGGCCAGCCGACGAACGCGGTGTACGGATTCACCTCCATGCTCATCAACGTCCTGCGCGACGAGCGGCCGACCCATGTCGCCGTGGCGTGGGACCTGCCGACCCCGACCTTCCGGCACACCCAGTACGCCGAGTACAAGGCCGGTCGGGGCGAGACCCCGGCCGACTTCGTCGGCCAGGTCAGCCTCATCCACCAGGTGTGCGACGCCCTCGCGGTGCCGGGGGTCAGCGCGCCGGGATACGAGGCCGACGACGTGATCGCCACGCTCGCGACCCTGGGCGCGGCCGAGGGGATGGACGTGCTGGTCGTCACGGGTGACCGTGACGCGCTGCAGCTGGTCGACGAGCGGGTGACGGTGCTGATGACCCGCAAGGGCATCAGTGACATGGTCCGCTTCACCCCCGACGAGGTGCAGGCGAAGTACGGCCTGTCCCCAGTGCAGTACCCGGACTTCGCGGCCCTGCGCGGGGATCCCTCCGACAACCTGCCGTCGGTGCCGGGGGTGGGGGAGAAGACCGCCACCAAGTGGATCCAGCAGTTCGGCTCGCTGGCCGAACTGGTCGACCATGCCGACGAGATCGGCGGGAAGACCGGGGCGTCGCTGCGCGCCCACCTGTCCGAGGTCATCCGCAACCGTTCCCTGACGGAGCTGTCCCGTGACGTGCCGCTCGACGTCGTCCCCGCCGGCCTGCGGATGCGGCCCTGGGACCGGGAGGCCGTCCACCAGCTGTTCGACACGCTGCAATTCCGGGTGCTGCGGGAGCGGCTCTACGCGGCCCTCGCGATCGCGCCGCCTCCCGCCGACGAGGGGTTCGAGATCGAGCTGACCGTGCTCGGGCCGGGCGAGGTGGCCCGGTGGCTCGCCGAGCACGCCCACAGGGTCGGCCGTACCGGCCTGCACGCCCGGGGCACCTGGGGGCGCGGCACCGGTGTGCTCGCCGGTCTCGCGCTGGCCGCGGCCGGCGGTGCCGCGGCCTGGATCGACCCGACGCTGCTCACCCCCGCGGACGTGGCGGCGCTGGGCGCCTGGCTCGCCGATCCGAACCAGCCGAAGGCCGCCCACGACGTGAAGGGGCCGATGCTGGCCCTGACCGAGCTTGACCTGCCGCTCGCCGGCGTCACCAGCGACACCGCGCTCGCGGCCTATCTGGCTCTGCCCGGCCAGCGGTCCTTCGACCTGGCCGATCTCGTCGCCCGGTACCTGCATCGCGACCTGTCCGCCGACCCCGTCCCGGGCGGCCAGCAGCTGACCCTCGACGGCTCCGGCGAGGCCGACCAGGCGCACGCGGACGCCGTGCGGGCCCGGGCCTGCCTCGAGCTCGCCGACGCCCTCGACGCGGACCTCGAACGCCGCTCCGCCGCCACCCTGCTGCGGGACATCGAACTCCCGCTGGTCACGGTCCTGGCCGGCATGGAGCGGGCCGGCATCGCCGTGGACTCCGAGCACCTGACCGAGCTGCAGAAGCACTACGGCGGCGAGGTCAGCGCGGTCGCCGCGCAGGCCCACGAGATCGTCGGCCGGCCGTTCAACCTGGGCTCCCCCAAGCAGCTGCAGCAGATCCTCTTCGACGAGCTGGGCCTGCCCAAGACCAAGAAGATCAAGACCGGTTACACCACGGACGCCGACGCCCTCGCCTGGCTGGCGGTCCAGTCCGACCATCCGCTCCTGCCGGTGCTGCTGCGGCACCGCGACGTGGCCCGCCTCAAGACGGTCGTCGACTCGCTGATCCCCATGATCGACGATATTGGGCGCATCCACACCACGTTCAACCAGACGATCGCCGCGACCGGCCGGCTTTCCTCCGCGGACCCGAACCTGCAGAACATCCCGATCCGGACGGCCGAGGGGCGCCAGATCCGCCGGGCCTTCGTCGTCGGCGCGGGCTACGAGACGCTGCTGACGGCGGACTACTCGCAGATCGAGATGCGGATCATGGCTCATCTTTCGGGTGACGAGGGCCTCATCGAGGCGTTCGGCTCCGGCGAGGACCTGCACACCTTCGTGGCCGCCGAGGCGTTCGGCCTGCCGGTCTCCGAGGTCGACCCGGAGCTGCGCCGGCGGATCAAGGCGATGTCGTACGGCCTGGCCTACGGGTTGTCCGCGTTCGGCCTCGCCGGGCAGCTCGGCATCGCGCCGGACGAGGCCCGGGAGCACATGGACGCCTACTTCGCCCGGTTCGGCGGGGTCCGCGACTTCCTGCGTGGGGTCGTGGAACGGGCCCGCAAGGACGGCTACACCGAGACGATCCTCGGCCGCCGTCGCTACCTGCCCGATCTGACCAGCGACAACTCCCAGCGGCGGCAGATGGCCGAGCGGATGGCGTTGAACGCGCCGATCCAGGGTTCCGCCGCGGACATCATCAAGATTGCGATGTTGGGGGTCGACCGGGCGCTGTGTGCCGGGGGGTACGCCTCCCGGCTGCTGCTCCAGGTGCACGACGAACTCGTCCTCGAGATCGCGCCCGGCGAGCACGATGCGGTCGAGCGGCTGGTCCGGGCCGAGATGACCTCCGCGTACACCATGTCGGTGCCGCTCGACGTGAGCGTCGGCGCCGGCTGCACCTGGGACGACGCGGCGCACTGAGTGTTCCTGTTACTGAGTGTTCCTGTTACCGAGCGTTCCTGTACCCGGATGTCATTTTTGTGCCGAATTACTCCGCTGGCTTCCCGGATTTTCCGTCGTCTCCGGTATCAGTCGAGGAATTGTACCGAACCGTGAAATTGCATCGGTGCCGGGAAGCTGCTGGCTATGATGTCGGTCACGCCGGATCGACGGCTATGTTGGAAGGAAGCCTGACCCGGCCCTGTCGCCGTCGTGCACCGTGATCTCTCGGATGCGGGGTCGTTGCGACACCCGGAGCGACGTCCCGTTCGGTGCGGTTCGTCCCTGTTCGGTCCGCCTGATCCGCTCGGTCCGTTCGGTCGGGCTCATCGCGGGTCAGTGCGGGAGGAAGCGGTTTTTGATCAGCGGGCGTACGTTCGCCGGCCGTCGGCGTTTTCTCGTGGTCACCCCTGCGATCGCGGCGGTGCTCTTCCTGCTCGCCGGGTGCATTCCGGGCTCCCCGGGTTATCTGCGCTGGGGAAACTGGCTGGGTCTGGTGGTCGCGGTCGGTAACGCCGTCGTCGGGCTGGTGGCCAACCCGAGAGGGCGCTGGATTCCGCCCGTCGCCGTCGCCTCGCTCGCCGCCGCGCTCGCCTTCGCGCTGGCGAGCGCGGCGCCCGGCCGGAACGCGGACACATACCTGACCTGGTTCCCGGTGCTGTGCGCCTATGCCGCCCTGGTCCCCGTCGGCTGGGCCGTCGCCGGCACCGCGGCCGTCTGCGCTGCCGTCGTCGCCGGCGTCACCGCCCACGGCGGACTGGCCGAGGCCGCCGCGCCCATGTTCTCCACCATCGCCGCCGTCATGCTCGTGGGCGCGGTGGCGAAGGCCCTGTTCCGTGAGGGCCTGCTGCAGAACCGTTCCGATCCCCTCACCCGCCTGGCCAACCGGGGCGGGACGATGGAAATCGGGCAGTCCGCCGTTGCGAAGATCAATGCCGCGGGGAACGAGGCTGTCCTCGTCCTGGTGGACCTCAACCGGTTTCACGAGGTCAACGATGCGCTCGGTCACCTCGGCGGCGACCAGCTGCTGAGGATGATCGCTGAGACGTTGCCGACCCTGACCCCGAGGCCGGTGTTCGTCGGTCGGGCCGGCGGGGACGAGTTCGCGCTGGTGTTCCGCGGGCCCGAGATCATCCCGGCGCCGCCCGCTTCATCCGTCTCATCTGCCTCGCCCCCCTCATCCACCTCATCTGCTTCACCTGTCTCGCTCGGCCCGTCGGGCGCGCCGGCCGTCCGCGGCCCCCTGCCCGCGGCCATAGCCGCCGGGCGGCGGCGCACCCTGGGCCGGCGGGTCCTCCGCCAGATCCAGGGGCCCTTTCAGGTCTGCGGGGTCGACGTCGAGGTGGACGCCTCGGTGGGCATCGCGGTGGCCCCCCGCGACGGCGCGACCATGGCCACCCTGATGAGCTGCGCCGATGCGGCCCTGCTGCGGGCCAAGCGGGTCGGGGAGAGCGTGGGCCTGTGGGATGCCGGCATCGCCGGGGTGCGGCCCGAGGAGATCGCGTTGAACGCCCAGTTGCGCGCCGCGATCGGCCGCGACGAGCTCGTCCTGTACTACCAGCCGGTCCAGTCAGCTCGGACCGGTGGGATCGTCGGTGCCGAGGCGTTGCTGCGGTGGCGACATCCGAGCCGTGGGCTGCTCCCCCCCGGCGAGTTCCTGCCGATCGCCGAGCGGTCCCCCCTGATCGCGGACCTGACCCGGTGGGTTCTCGACGAGGCACTGCGGCAGTGTGCCGCCTGGGACGCGGGGGGCCTGCACCTGCCGGTGTCGGTCAATCTCTCCCCCCGGATGCTGGTGATCGACGATCTTCCCCGGGTGGTCTCGGACTCGATCGCCGCGCACCGGCTGGCCCCCGACGTCCTCACCCTGGAGATCACCGAGAGCGCCCTGGTCACCCAGCCCGCGCGTGCGGCGACGATGCTGGGTCAGTTGCGCTCCCACGGCGTGGCGCTCTCCCTCGACGACTTCGGCACCGGGTATAGCTCGATGGAGATCCTCAAGACGTTGCCGTTTGACGAGGTCAAGATCGACCGGGGGTTCGTCACGGACGTCCGGGGGAGCCTGCCCGACGCCGCGATCGTGCGTTCCGTGCTCGATCTGGGACATCGCCTGGGGCTGCGGGTCGTCGGTGAGGGCATCGAGGACGAACGGACCCTGACGATGATGGTCGACTTCGGCTGCGATCTGCTGCAGGGAGAGGCGATCTCGCCTCCGCTGCCGGCGGAGCGCGTCCGCGAGCTGCTGCGGACCCGGGCCGCGAAGGCGGGCAAGGTGGTCCCGGGCGGTGACGTTCGATGTCGCCGGGCGTGATGGTCCGAATTACCCGGCTGCGCTGACCTGCCCGGCTGCGCTGACCTGCCCGGCTGCGCTGACCTGCCCGGCTGCGCGGACGACGATGCCGACGGCCTGCCACGCCTCGGAGACGGCCTTCCGCGCGTCCGCACCGAACAGCAGGCCGGCCTGGTGCACGGTCACCGAGGCGAATGCACGGAACGTCGTGTTCGGCCGGATCTGCGGTGCGCGCAGGGTCTCGTACCAGATGCGGCCGGCCTTCTCCCAGGCGTATCCGCCGAGAGCCGTCGCGGCGAGGTAGAACGCCTTGTTCGGGATGCCCGAGTTGATGTGGACGCCGCCGTTGTCGGCGGTCATCCGGACGTAGCGGTCCATGTGGTCCGGCTGGATGTCGTCGCCGAGTACCGGATCGTCGTAGGCGGTCCCGGGGGCCTTCATCGACCGCAGCGCGACGCCTTGGACGGCGTCTGTGAGCAGCTCGTCGCCGATCAGCCAGTCGGCCTGCTCGGCGGTCTGGCCGCGGACGTACTGCTTCACCAGGGAACCGAAGACGTCGCTGATCGACTCATTGAGCGCGCCGGACTGGTTCACATACATCAGCGCCGCCTCGTCCTCGGTGACGCCATGGGTCAGTTCATGACCGATGATGTCGAGCGACGCCGTGAAACGCTTGAACAGCTCGCCGTCGCCGTCGCCGAACACCATCTGGCGGCCGTTCCAGAAGGCGTTCTCGTAGTGGTCGCCGTAGTGCACGGTGGCGAGCAGAGCCATCCCCTCGTCATCGATGGAGCTCCGGCCTAGGACGTCGGAGTAGAACGCGAACGTCGAGCCCAGGCCGTCGTAGGCCTCGTTGACCGCCGCGTCGTCGATCGCGGCGCCACCCTCCTCGCGAACCATCGCACCCGGCAGGATCTCGGTGCCGCCCGCGTCGCTGACGGTACGCCGCGGGCCGGTCTCGGGCGCCGGGCGCGGTGGGACGGCACCGCGCCGCGTCGAGCGCATCAGGGCGTTGTGCACCCGGATGGTGCGATGAGAGGTGTCCTGGAGCAGGGTGGACAGGGCCCGGGAACGCTGCTCCTCGGTGCCGTTGCGGACAATGCGTTCGAGGATGTGGGGTGGGACCGCGCAGGGCAGGGCGTGGCGGGGGCAGGGCATCGTCGACTCCGTAGCGTGAGATGATCGCCGGTGGATTCCCGCGGGCATCGACGGCCGCGGATGACCCCGGAGTCACCGACCTTGCTACCTGCGACACAGGATGTCCAGAGAGTGCCGGTCCACCGCCTTCTTCTGGCTAGCCGGAAACGTTCCGTTACCACCCTATCCGCGATGCCGGCCGGGCGACCAGCCGGACGATGGGCCGGGCGGGGAACCGGATGCAGTGCGGAGCCGACCCCGACGGCGCAGGAGCGTCCGCGCCCCCAGCTGGATGATCGCCAACGTGAGGCTGCCGAGGATCAGGAAGGTCATGTTCTCGTCGAGCCAGGTGACGACGCCGTGCATCCATGGCGTCACGGCACGCGCCGCCGTCAGGTAGAGGGCCGAGGACAGCAGGGAGCCGGGAACCAGGAAGCGCAGGAACCGGCGCAGCGGGACGTCGCCGGCGCCGAGCGCCGCGTCCACCGCCGCGTTGGTGTTCAGCAGGCAGAACCACAGCAGCGGGCGCTGGGTGCCGCGGCGGGACAGCGCCGCCACGACGCGGCCGGTGCTGATGCGCCGTAGGAGCACCGAGCGGATGTTGTTGCGGGCCAGACCGAAGTAGCCGACGTCGATCAGCCCGCGGAAGAACGCGGCGATCAGTAGGGCGGGAACGAACGGCACCGTGCCGCCGACCAGCAGCAGGATCGCCCACGTGGGTCGCAGCGCAACGAGCAGCAACGGTGCCGAACCGGCGAGCGCCGGTGCCAGCGCGAGGCCGAGGGCACCGAGACCGAGCAGCGTGCCGGTGAGCAGGGCCGGCCAGAGCCGGTGCGCGACCGGGGCAACCTCCATCCGCACAGTCTGCCAAGTACGCGAGCTGCCAAGTACGCGAGCTGCCAAGTACGCGAGCTGCCAAGTACGCGAGGGCGCAGCCGGGCGGACCGGCTGGGTGGCTGGCTCCGGGAGCTGGCAGACTCGGCGATGTGTTCACAGTAGGTCTGACGGGTGGCATTGGTTCGGGCAAGAGCGCGGTGTCAGCGTGCCTCGCGGCCCGGGGCGCCTTGCTGATCGACGCCGACCAGGTCGCCCGGGACGTGGTGGCGCCCGGCACCCCGGGGCTCGCCGCGGTCCTGGCGGAGTTCGGCACCGAACTGGCGAACGCGGACGGCGGCCTGGACCGCGAGGCGCTCGGCCGGATCGTGTTCGCCGATCCCGCCGCCCGCGGCCGGCTCGAAGCGATCGTCCATCCGCTGATCCGCGAGGAGACGGCGCGGCGCATGGGGGAGGTGTCACCGAGCGGAATCGCCGTGCACGACATCCCGCTGCTCGTCGAGGTGCACGCCGAGGGCACCTACGACGTGGTGCTGGTCGTCGAGGCGCCGCGGGAGCTGCGGCTGCACCGCCTCGAGGGCCGCGGCCTGCCCCGCGACCAGGCGCTGGCGCGGATGGCGAACCAGGCCACGGACTCCCAGCGCCGGGCCGCTGCCGACATCGTGGTGGACAACGGCGGGAGCCTGGACGACCTCGACGCCCGCATCGAGGAGGTCTGGCAGGACCTGCTGGCCCGCCGCGACGCCAAGGCCACCGCCAAGGCCACCGCCAAGGCCGAGACCGTCGCCAGCGGCACGGATACTGCCGCCAGCGGCACGGACACCGCCGCCCCAGCCGGCTGATCGTGGCAGGCCGGCGCTCACGGCATCACTGCACGCCGGCGGCGCCCATGCCACGCAGCTCCTTCTTCAGCTCGGCGATCTCGTCGCGCAGCCGGGCGGCCAGCTCGAACTGCAGCTCCTTCGCCGCCTCGTGCATCTGGTCGTCGAGCTGGCGGATAAGCTGCGCGAGTTCGTGGGAGGGCAGGCCGGCGAGTTCGGCGGCGTACCGGCCGACGGCGCCCTCCCTGCCGGCGCGCGACTTCATCCCCGGAACCGGGGCCTTGCCGCGGGACTGCGATCGGCCGCCGCCGCCAATCAGCTCGCCGTCGGCCGACTGGCGAACCATGTCGTCGAGGATGTCGACGACCTTCTTGCGCAGGGGCTGGGGATCCAGCCCGCGCTCGGTGTTGTAGGCGATCTGCTTCTCGCGCCGCCGGTTCGTCTCGTCGATGGCGCGGCGCATCGACGGGGTGATCGCATCCGCGTACATGTGGACCTGCCCGGACACGTTACGGGCGGCCCGGCCGATCGTCTGGATCAGTGACTTGTCCGAGCGCAGGAAGCCCTCCTTGTCGGCGTCGAGGATGCTCACCAGCGACACCTCTGGCAGGTCGAGACCCTCGCGGAGCAGGTTGATCCCGACGAGCACGTCGAACTCGCCGCGGCGCAGCTCGGTGAGCAGCTCCACCCGGCGCAGGGTGTCCACCTCGCTGTGCAGGTACCGCACCCGGATGCCGAGTTCGAGCAGGTAGTCGGTGAGATCCTCGGCCATCTTCTTGGTCAGCGTGGTGACCAGGACCCGTTCGTCCCGCTCGGCGCGCAGCCGGATCTCGTGGACGAGATCGTCGATCTGCCCCTTCGTCGGCTTGAGCACGACCTCGGGGTCGAGCAGGCCGGTAGGCCGGATGATCTGCTCGACGACGCCGACGGACCGGCCCAGCTCGTAGGGGCCCGGGGTCGCCGACAGGTAGACCGTCTGGCCGATGCGCTCGAGGAACTCCTCCCACCGCAGCGGGCGGTTGTCCATGGCACTGGGCAGCCGGAACCCGTGCTCGACGAGGTTGCGCTTGCGGGACATGTCGCCCTCGTACATCCCGCCGATCTGCGGGACGGTGTTGTGCGACTCGTCGATCACCAACAGGAAGTCGTCGGGGAAGTAGTCGAGCAGGGTGTGCGGCGGGCTCCCGGCCTCGCGGCCGTCGATGTGCCGGGAGTAGTTCTCGATGCCCGAGCAGAACCCGACCTGGCGCATCATCTCGATGTCGTAGGTGGTGCGCATCCGCAGCCGCTGTGCCTCCAGCAGCCTGCCCTGCCGCTCCATGGTGGCCAGCCGCTCGGCGAGCTCCGCCTCGATGCCGGCGATCGCCCGCTCCATCCGCTCCGGCCCGGCGACGTAGTGCGTGGCCGGGAAGACGTAGATCTCCTCCGCCTCGCTGACGACCTCCCCGGTCAGTGGATGCAGGTAGGTGAGCCGCTCGATCTCGTCGCCGAACATCTCGACTCGGACGGCGAGCTCCTCGTAGACCGGGAAGATCTCCACCGTGTCCCCCCGGACCCGAAACGTCCCGCGGGTGAAGGCGAGGTCGTTGCGGGTGTACTGCACGTCAACGAAGCGGCGCAGCAGCAGGTCCCGCTCGATCTCGTCGCCGACCCTCAGCCGCACCATCCGGTCGATGTACTCCTGCGGTGTGCCGAGGCCGTAGATACAGCTGACGCTCGCGACCACGACGACGTCCCGACGGGTGAGCAGGTTCATCGTCGCCGAGTGCCGTAGCCGCTCCACCTCCTCGTTGATCGAGGAGTCCTTCTCGATGTAGGTGTCCGTCTGCGCGATGTACGCCTCGGGCTGGTAGTAGTCGTAGTACGAGACGAAGTACTCGACGGCGTTGTGCGGCAGCAGCTCCCGGAACTCGTTGGCGAGCTGCGCGGCGAGCGTCTTGTTCGGGGCCATCACCAACGTCGGCCGCTGCAGGCGCTCGACCAGCCACGCGGTGGTCGCGGACTTTCCGGTGCCGGTGGCGCCGAGGAGGACGACGTCGGACTCGCCGGCCCCGACCCGCCGGGCCAGCTCGTCGATGGCGGCAGGCTGGTCGCCCGACGGGGAGAAGTCGGACACGACCTGAAACGGCGCCCGCGTCCGCTCGATGTCGATGGTGGGCCGTTCGAACGTTGTGCTCACGGCTTCTAGCACACCACAGGCCTCCGACAGTTTCCGAATCTCGATGTTGCCGAACTTCGATGTTGCCGAACCTCGGCAACGAAATCGTCGGCAAAGTCGCGGACTCCCTGCGGTGTCTGCCGGGACGTTGACGGGCAGGCTATGCGTTGAGCATGTATGACACCCGGTCGTGACCGCGGCCCGGTGAAGGCGAAAGGAGCTCTGAGCGGACATGACCACCCACGACGCCACCCGACGGGGACATCTCCCGCCGATCACGGTGCGTCCGGGACTGGCTGTCTCGGTGGCGATCGTCACTGTCCTCCTCTCCGCGATCACGCTGCCGGCCACCGTGCCCGGCCGGCCCGGATTCGCCTACCTGTCCGGCGGTCTGATCGGGGCGGGCTTGCTCGTGGGCGTCCTGCTGGCCGCCGATCTGATGCGGGCCCGGTCGGCCCGTCGGTCGGGGGTGACCGTTCTCGGCATCACCCTCGGCGCCTTCGGAAGCCGGCTGGTCCTGGCCGGTGCGCCCGACCGCTCCGCGGGCGTGGCGGTCGCCCCTCACCCGACAACCCCTCACCCGGCCGCCCACCAGCCGGCACTCCACGGTATCGATCTCGCGCCGCCGCCCGTGGCGGCCCTCGATCCCACGCCGGGGACGGGCACCCAGGTCGGCACCCAGGTCGAGGCGCGGATCGCGCGGGCCGGCCTGCTCGTCACCGCTGCCGCCGGGGCCCTGCTTGTCGTGCTCGGTGCCCTGGCACCCGCCGGCACCTGGGAACTGGCCGGCGAGGTGGCCCTGT
Coding sequences within:
- a CDS encoding branched-chain amino acid ABC transporter substrate-binding protein, coding for MTGSIGRWTRARSRTGRGRVALAALAVLVLAVPSVLGLTLAASLGAGDDAGGGAGARAATGVTRVATLGVMAPLSGDLSTDGVSARNAVALAVDEANKSGAVPGWRIELSAHDDLSRPDGGAQAVDAFVANNHVIGVVGPLSSLVAKVSLPTLSAAGIPVVSPSNADPTLTDSGSRPRTRPFPSYFRLAGTDERQARVAAEYAVRTLGRRRIVVVDGEPRYGTTLGARFAARAAALGASVTSVYQVRGDEADGSEIADTARAIEEDAPDLVYVSTGAAFAGKLRARLADAGTSIQVVGSDALLQPRYTDEARSAADGDLIIGPLVPPTRLPSSGAFVADYSDRFGGPADDEGSTRPGASGGVESPGASGRSSGTLGPRGQEDPADLRSQEDPAETASPGRGATTTPRVVHGTSAPVSAPGPGLEEGPHGPPAAGTRGTSGVNDPAAELELRRAEAIPAVAAYAYDAARAIIRAAATVLPGRTTVDAATRHDLVTAIGSGSFAGITGSVAFDRWGDTRSPTVVLYTVLGGRFVPLKTEN
- a CDS encoding branched-chain amino acid ABC transporter substrate-binding protein — translated: MTGPGRRGGVPRPSVTRWGALGSVGVLTAAAVLAGCGGGSSGDDGKKEYAIGFQGPLSGDNQQLGINAYDGVLTAVELANRRKDLPFRLRLVASDDQGMAEQGPTAAQKLIDNPEVIGVVGPVFSGPTKSSEPLYSGAGLLSVSPSATNPALTDLGFTSFYRVIAPDTVQGSAAAEYLAKVVKADKVYSLDDRSEYGTGLSGALEKALTGRGIRVIHDGINPTKDYTSQATKILAENPDAVYYSGYYAELALLTRALRSKGYTGKVVSGDGANDDQLIHQAGAGNAEGTLLTCPCGDPNSDPAAAGFVADYKTINADARPGTYSGEAYDATNAVIEVLRRLGSGATREAVLARFGSVDIPGVTKRIRFRKNGEVEGSTVYVYEVRAGKRAVLGPVSSLVRP
- the polA gene encoding DNA polymerase I, producing MSSPSPAPSSPAKSTPATPRLLLLDGHSLAYRAFYALPVENFSTTTGQPTNAVYGFTSMLINVLRDERPTHVAVAWDLPTPTFRHTQYAEYKAGRGETPADFVGQVSLIHQVCDALAVPGVSAPGYEADDVIATLATLGAAEGMDVLVVTGDRDALQLVDERVTVLMTRKGISDMVRFTPDEVQAKYGLSPVQYPDFAALRGDPSDNLPSVPGVGEKTATKWIQQFGSLAELVDHADEIGGKTGASLRAHLSEVIRNRSLTELSRDVPLDVVPAGLRMRPWDREAVHQLFDTLQFRVLRERLYAALAIAPPPADEGFEIELTVLGPGEVARWLAEHAHRVGRTGLHARGTWGRGTGVLAGLALAAAGGAAAWIDPTLLTPADVAALGAWLADPNQPKAAHDVKGPMLALTELDLPLAGVTSDTALAAYLALPGQRSFDLADLVARYLHRDLSADPVPGGQQLTLDGSGEADQAHADAVRARACLELADALDADLERRSAATLLRDIELPLVTVLAGMERAGIAVDSEHLTELQKHYGGEVSAVAAQAHEIVGRPFNLGSPKQLQQILFDELGLPKTKKIKTGYTTDADALAWLAVQSDHPLLPVLLRHRDVARLKTVVDSLIPMIDDIGRIHTTFNQTIAATGRLSSADPNLQNIPIRTAEGRQIRRAFVVGAGYETLLTADYSQIEMRIMAHLSGDEGLIEAFGSGEDLHTFVAAEAFGLPVSEVDPELRRRIKAMSYGLAYGLSAFGLAGQLGIAPDEAREHMDAYFARFGGVRDFLRGVVERARKDGYTETILGRRRYLPDLTSDNSQRRQMAERMALNAPIQGSAADIIKIAMLGVDRALCAGGYASRLLLQVHDELVLEIAPGEHDAVERLVRAEMTSAYTMSVPLDVSVGAGCTWDDAAH